GTCTTGAATTTATATCTTCTCTCTCTTCTTCTAAGTGTTCTTTATATCTTTTGAGTTTATCTTCTATAGATTTTTCAATATTTGGAAAATATTTTTCAACAATTTTGTATAACTTATCGATGCTAGCATTTTCAAGATTTATGCTAGTAGAATATCTATTTTTATTTGTTGTATATTCATGATTTAATGAATTTAAAATTTCATAAACATATGGAAAATAAACAAATTTATCATCTTTTCCTTGCTTAAATGTAATTCCATGGTGGCTAATAATAGGTCTATATCCAACATATTCAAATTTCATTTGTTCTCCTTGTGTAAATTTTCAATTTATGAAAACCATTTTTTAACTTTATCAAACATTCCTTCAAACTTTATCTCAGAAGGAGTGCTTTCTACTCCAAAACTTTCTTGTAATTTTTCTAAAAGCTCTTTTTGTTCATTTGTTAAAGTTTTTGGATATTCTATTTTTATTTGAACAATCAAATCACCTTTTCCATATCCTTGAACATTTTTTACCCCCTCATTTTTAAAAGTAAATTGTTGTTTATCTTTTGCATTTCTTGGTATTTCAAGCTCTAATTCACCTTTTAAGCTAGGAATCTTTATTTTTGCTCCTAAAGCTACTTGAGTAAAGAAAATAGGGGCTTCAAAATATATATCATCATCATGTCTTACAAAGTGGCTATCTTCTTTTACTTTTGTTTGGATATATAAATCTCCTCTTTGTCCATTTGGTGCTATATTTCCCTTATTTGAAACTCTTATTCTCATTCCATCATTTACACCTTCTGGAATATCAACAGTGAAATTTCCTTTAATCTCTTCAAAACCAGTACCAGAACATGATTTACAACTATTTGCTTTTGATTGTCCACTACCACTACAAGTTGGACATGTTTGTGCAAATGTCATAAAACCTTGTCTTGAATGAACTTGTCCAACTCCACCACAAGTTCTACAGTTTTCAATCTTAGCATCTTTTGCACCAGTTCCATTACAAGGCTTACAAGCTGTTTTATATTTATAGTTAATCTCTTTTTTGCAACCAAAAACTGCTTCGTTAAACTCTAATTTAACTTCAACGGCAGTATCAAGATTATAGTTATAAGTTTTTCTCTCTTTTTTGCTATGATTTCTTGAAAAACCAAACATCTCTTCAAAAATAGAACCTAAATCATCAAAACCACCAAAACCAGAACTTCGTCCACCATGACCCTCTAAACCAGCTTTTCCATATCTATCATATAAAGCTCTTTTTTCATCATCGCTTAAAACTTGATAAGCCTCATTTATAGATTTGAATTTCTCTTCAGCTTCTTTATCATTTGGATTTTTATCAGGATGATACTGCATAGCAAGTTTTCGATAAGCTTTTTTTATAGCTGCTTTATCTGATGTTTTTTCAATCTCTAAAAGTTCATAATAATCAATTTCAATCAATTTTAATCTCCAAAAATGTATTAATTTTATAATAAAGTTATTATTTTATCCAATTATTGATAAAACAATATTAAGTTAAAAAATATCTGTAGTCTTTCTTAATCTTTCTTTATCAAAGTGCGTATAAATTCTGCTTGTATTTATATCTGCATGACCTAAAGCCTCTTGAACAAGTATTAAATCATGATGTTTTGAATAAAGTAAAGTTGCAAATGAGTGACGTAGCATATGTGCTCCATTTTTCTCTTTTCTAATACCAGCACTTGCTAAGATATTTTCAACAATGCGACTAACATAAGCTTGAGTTAATCGTTCACCTTTTTGATTACAAACTAAAATATCACTATTACAAACTCTTTGAGTTAGCCAATTTTGTAATTCATGTTCAATAATATCTTTTTTAATCATCACAACTCTTGGTTTATTTCCTTTTCCACGAATTTGAAGCATATAAACATCTTTTTCATTAAAAATATCTTTTAATTTGAGATTTAACATCTCACTAACCCTAATTCCTGTATATATTATTATTTTTATAATAAGTCTATTTCTATAAGCTGTATTATCTGAAAATTCAAAATTATTAATAGCAGATAAAAATCTATCAATTTCATCTTTATTCATAAAAGAGGGGAGTTTTGAACCACTTTTTCCACTTAATCCACCCCAATTTTTTAACTCTATTTTAAATAAATATGAGCTTCCATCTTCATTTTCATTTTGTTTATCTATATATGAGAAGAAAGATAGTAGGGCGATACGATGGTTCTTTTTAGAAGCATCTGATAAAGAACTAGTTTGGCTAGCTAAAAAATCACTTAATAACTCTTCATCAATCTCTTTAAGTGAAGCTAATCCTAAACTATTTGTATAGTTATATAGTTTTAAAAGAGGATTAAAATATGTATTTATTCCATTTAAGCCAATATTTCTAGCTTCTTTTACTAAAACATCAAGCTCATCTATTGATTTTGTGCCTTTTATTAAACTTTGAATAATAAAAGCTAGTTTATCTTTATTTGATACTTGTCTATTTGACAAGCTTGTTAATTTATATCTTATAAATCTCTCTATCCAAAAAAGCATGTTCATTTTAAAACTATCTTTAAAATCTAATTTATATCTCATGTGACCTCTAAATATTTCTAGTATTTTTGTATAAAAGAGTATAACAAAAAATATATTAGTATTAGTTTGAAAATTATGGTTTTCAATACTAAATATATTATATTTGTTAAGAACAGAATATCTACTAAAGTTAATATTCTATTCTTAAACAATTTATTATCTAACTTTTCCTTTTGAAAAAGCTATTATATAATCAGCAATTTCATCTAAAGGAACTATATCTTTTACTGCTCCTGCTTGTATTGCTTTCATAGGCATTCCAAAAACAACACAAGTAGCTTCATTTTGTGCAATAGTATATGCACCATTATCAAAAAGCTCTTTCATTGCAATTGTTCCATCATCTCCCATTCCGGTCATCATAACAGCCATAGCGCTTCCCCCTACACTATTATTTACTGATCTAAATAAAACATCAACACTTGGTTTATGCTGACTTACTTTTTTTGTGTCAAGAAGCTTTGTTCTTAACTCATTTCCTATTTTTTCAATAGTTAAATGCATATTTCCAGGTGCTAAATAGGCATGTCCAAATTCTAAAATCTGCCCATCTTTTGCTTCACAAACTTCAACTGCTGAATGGTCATTTAATCTTAAGGCAAAAGAGTTTGAAAATCCATATGGAATATGCTGTGTCATAACAATTGGTGGTAAATCTGAAGGTAATCTGCTAAACACTTTTAATAAACTCTCCACTCCACCTGTTGATGAACCAATAGCTATCACTTTTTGTCCTCCAAATTTTGCTGCTCTTAGAGGAATGACTTCATCTGGATGAACTTTGTAATCTGGAGTTGGTGTTGGCTTGTAATCTTTTTTCAAAGGAACTGGTTTTTTTAATGTATATCTTTTTAGTAAAAAAGTGAGACTCAAAAGTGTATCTTTTATTCTTGACTCAAAAGATGCCATACTCTCTCCAGAGCTTGGTTTAGGAATAAATCCAACAGCACCATCATCGAAAATATCGCTTCCTCTTACGCTTTCTCCTGAAATTACAACTGCTGGCATAGAGTGAAGTCTCATTAAATTTCGTAAAAATGTAACCCCATCCATTTTTGGCATATTTATATCAATAGTAACTAAATCAGGCTCATACTCTTTAATTTTTTCTCTAGCTTCGTAGGCATCATTTGCAACTGCAACTACTTCAAATTCGTCAATAGAGTTTATCATATCTTTTAAAATTCGTCTCATTGAGGCAGAATCATCAATTATTAATACCGTATACATCTCTTATCCTAAATATTTTTTAAAAAAGTTCAATTTCCATAGTTTCTTCAATTTTTTTATTATTTTTACCAAATAGCTCAACTGCACCTGTGTACTCTTTAATAACTGGAGCTTTAGAGATTTCAATCTGCAATGATTTCTCATTAGATAGAATTTTACTATCTGTTTCAGTTTTTTGAGTAACTTTAATAAATGTTTCAAAGTTATCAGCAAGAAGTATTAATCTTCCATGCTCACCTCTTACATGTTCGGATATAATTCTAAAACCTTCTTTACGGCAAAACTCTTTTGCAAATTCAACATTTCTTGACCCTATAGAGTTTTTTAGATTTAAATTCATAATATCAGCTCCACCTGATATTTTAGCAACAATATCAGACTTTAAACAACCTATTTTATACATCTCATTGAGCATGGCTTCAACTGAATACAATCCATATTTCATATCATTTGAATTATCATTTGTATCAGGCAGTAAAAAGTGATTCATTGCTTTTATTTTCTTTTTTCTATCATAAAACATTAAAGCAACACAAGAACCCAAAAGAGTCTTTAAAGCAACATTATCGCTATCAGGAGCTACTGCAAACTCGCCACCAATAACTGTATGAGTAGGAAAACCTTTTGTTTTTTGAGTTATATTAGCTAAAGATAGTTTTTCTATATTACCATCTTTTCTACCAATAGTAATCATCTTAAATCTTTCTCTTTAACAAAAATATTTTGCCCTACTCTTTTTACATAATGTATTAAATCTTGAGGATTTTCTGAGTGTCCTAAATATAAAGTTCCGCCAATTTTTAGATGTTTAAATAATTTTTTTAGAATACTATTTTGATCTTCTACTGAAAAATAAATTAAAACATTTCTACAAAAGATTACATCAAATTGATGATTTGAAAAAGGATAACTATCGTTATTTAGATTCATTATATGAAAAGTAATCATTTTTTTTAATTCATCATTTACTTTGATTAAAACTTCTTCGCCTGATAGATTTTTTTGCACTCTTCTTTTAAAATAGTTTTGAGGTTTAATCCAAGATGGAAACTCTTTTGATGATTTAGAATATCTATAAATTCCATCAGCTGCATATTGTAAAACATTAGTATCAATATCAGTTGCTATTATATTTGCTTTGATATTTGAAGATAGTAATTTATTAGCTTCAAATATAGTCATAGCGATTGAATAAGGCTCTTCTCCTGTTGAAGATGCAGAGCACCAAATAGATATATTCTCTTTATTTTTTGAAAAAGCTGGAAGAACTCTATCTCTTAAATCTTCAAAATGAAACTCTTCTCTAAAAAAATGAGTTTTATTTGTAGTAAAAGTATTTATAAACTCTGTTACATTTTGTCCTTTTTCAACAGAGTCTAAAAGTTCCATTATGTCGCCATAGTTATTACAATTTCTTTTTAGTTTATCAATTCTATTTGAAATCATAATATCCTTATTCTCTGTAAGGGTAATTCCCGTTAGAGAATAAAGAAGTTTTTTTATTTTTTCATGTACATCTTGTGTTGTATATGCCATAATTATTTCTTAAGATGCTCTTTTATTTGCATTCATATCTTTTTCTATTTTAATTTGAGCATCAATTATTCCTAAAACATCAAGAATAAGCCCTATACTTCCATCACCTCTAACTGTAGCAGCACCAATTCCTTGAACACTTCTAAAGTTTTTATCAAGAGGTTTAACAACAACTTGATGTTGATTTAAAAACTCATCAATTGAAAGTGCAACTTTTGTGTTTCCTGATTTTACAACTATCAACATACCATCTTCTAGTTTTTCAAAACTTTTTTTAAGACCAAATAGTTTATGAAGCTTAACTACAGGAATAAACTCTTCTCTTAGCATTAGTAAATCTTGAGTTCCATCACCAATTTTTTTAATCATATTAGCTGTTGGTTGAAGTGATTCAACAATAGAACTAAGCGGTAAGATATATTTTTGATCCCCAACTCTTATATCAAGACCATCAAGAATTGCAAGTGTTAAAGGAAGCATAATAGTAATAACAGTACCTTTTCCTAATTCAGTATCAAGCTTAATTATCCCACCTAATTTATGAATATTTGTTTTTACAACATCCATTCCAACACCACGACCTGAAATATCAGTTATTTGATCAGCTGTTGAAAGCCCTGCTCCAAAAATTAAAAGAGCCTTATCATTATGAGACATACTTGCAAATTGATTTTCATCAATTTGACCTTTTTCTAGTGCTTTTTGAGCAACTCTTTCACTATCAACACCTTTACCATCATCTTCAATTGTAATTATCATTTGACCATTTGCTTGCTCTGCTGAAATACTAATAGTTCCTGTATCACTCTTACCAGCTTTTATTCTATCTTCAGGCATT
Above is a genomic segment from Aliarcobacter cryaerophilus containing:
- the dnaJ gene encoding molecular chaperone DnaJ codes for the protein MIEIDYYELLEIEKTSDKAAIKKAYRKLAMQYHPDKNPNDKEAEEKFKSINEAYQVLSDDEKRALYDRYGKAGLEGHGGRSSGFGGFDDLGSIFEEMFGFSRNHSKKERKTYNYNLDTAVEVKLEFNEAVFGCKKEINYKYKTACKPCNGTGAKDAKIENCRTCGGVGQVHSRQGFMTFAQTCPTCSGSGQSKANSCKSCSGTGFEEIKGNFTVDIPEGVNDGMRIRVSNKGNIAPNGQRGDLYIQTKVKEDSHFVRHDDDIYFEAPIFFTQVALGAKIKIPSLKGELELEIPRNAKDKQQFTFKNEGVKNVQGYGKGDLIVQIKIEYPKTLTNEQKELLEKLQESFGVESTPSEIKFEGMFDKVKKWFS
- a CDS encoding tyrosine-type recombinase/integrase, with translation MRYKLDFKDSFKMNMLFWIERFIRYKLTSLSNRQVSNKDKLAFIIQSLIKGTKSIDELDVLVKEARNIGLNGINTYFNPLLKLYNYTNSLGLASLKEIDEELLSDFLASQTSSLSDASKKNHRIALLSFFSYIDKQNENEDGSSYLFKIELKNWGGLSGKSGSKLPSFMNKDEIDRFLSAINNFEFSDNTAYRNRLIIKIIIYTGIRVSEMLNLKLKDIFNEKDVYMLQIRGKGNKPRVVMIKKDIIEHELQNWLTQRVCNSDILVCNQKGERLTQAYVSRIVENILASAGIRKEKNGAHMLRHSFATLLYSKHHDLILVQEALGHADINTSRIYTHFDKERLRKTTDIF
- a CDS encoding protein-glutamate methylesterase/protein-glutamine glutaminase, translating into MYTVLIIDDSASMRRILKDMINSIDEFEVVAVANDAYEAREKIKEYEPDLVTIDINMPKMDGVTFLRNLMRLHSMPAVVISGESVRGSDIFDDGAVGFIPKPSSGESMASFESRIKDTLLSLTFLLKRYTLKKPVPLKKDYKPTPTPDYKVHPDEVIPLRAAKFGGQKVIAIGSSTGGVESLLKVFSRLPSDLPPIVMTQHIPYGFSNSFALRLNDHSAVEVCEAKDGQILEFGHAYLAPGNMHLTIEKIGNELRTKLLDTKKVSQHKPSVDVLFRSVNNSVGGSAMAVMMTGMGDDGTIAMKELFDNGAYTIAQNEATCVVFGMPMKAIQAGAVKDIVPLDEIADYIIAFSKGKVR
- a CDS encoding chemotaxis protein CheD; this translates as MITIGRKDGNIEKLSLANITQKTKGFPTHTVIGGEFAVAPDSDNVALKTLLGSCVALMFYDRKKKIKAMNHFLLPDTNDNSNDMKYGLYSVEAMLNEMYKIGCLKSDIVAKISGGADIMNLNLKNSIGSRNVEFAKEFCRKEGFRIISEHVRGEHGRLILLADNFETFIKVTQKTETDSKILSNEKSLQIEISKAPVIKEYTGAVELFGKNNKKIEETMEIELF
- a CDS encoding CheR family methyltransferase, whose product is MAYTTQDVHEKIKKLLYSLTGITLTENKDIMISNRIDKLKRNCNNYGDIMELLDSVEKGQNVTEFINTFTTNKTHFFREEFHFEDLRDRVLPAFSKNKENISIWCSASSTGEEPYSIAMTIFEANKLLSSNIKANIIATDIDTNVLQYAADGIYRYSKSSKEFPSWIKPQNYFKRRVQKNLSGEEVLIKVNDELKKMITFHIMNLNNDSYPFSNHQFDVIFCRNVLIYFSVEDQNSILKKLFKHLKIGGTLYLGHSENPQDLIHYVKRVGQNIFVKEKDLR